The Glycine soja cultivar W05 chromosome 9, ASM419377v2, whole genome shotgun sequence sequence AAATTGCAGTCTATAAAATCGAGTAATGAATGTTTCTTAGCTTTTACCAGTACGTGGAAAAATCTTTAGTCAActaatttaaatctttaatttgTCTGACCCCAAAGACCACCACACTTCAATCGGTCAACAAATTTGAACATAGCTTCATACATTATGACTTAAATAAGAAGTGTCAAAGTTAACATATACCACTTAAATTATACTATATCAAACGTTTAATCACGTGTTAGAAGaaaaaacatgtttgatttTACTGACATATATTCTGcatgttttattattaatttcagATTTGTCCGCGACTTGTGTTGGAGAACAAGGGCACAACTAATTCCTGTGGAGTGTCACAGCTCCAACAACTTCAAGATAACAAGAGAGGCTCTTGAAGAATCATATAGGAAAGCAAAAGAGGGTAACATCAACGTAAAAGGGTTGATCATAACAAACCCTTCAAACCCTTTAGGAACCACCATAGACAAGGAAACACTTAAGAGCATTGTGGGGTTCATCAATGAAAAGAACATCCATTTGGTGTGTGATGAAATCTATGCAGCAACGGTGTTCAGAGCCCCTAGCTTTGTGAGTGTCTCTGAAGTAATGCAAGACATGGAGCATTGCAAAAAAGACTTAATTCACATTATTTATAGTTTGTCTAAGGACTTGGGGCTTCCAGGGTTCAGAGTTGGCATAGTTTATTCATACAATGATGAAGTGGTGAACAGTGGGAGGAAAATGTCTAGCTTTGGATTGGTATCATCTCAGACACAGCATTTTCTTGCTGCATTGCTTTCCGACGACGAGTTCGTGGAGAGGTTTTTGGCAGAGAGTGCAAGAAGGTTGGCTGCAAGGCACAGCCACTTCACAAAGGGGCTTGAAAAGGTGAACATTACTTGCTTGCCAAGTAATGCAGGGCTTTTCTTTTGGATGAACTTGAAGGGTTTGCTGAAGGAGAAAACGTTTGAGGGTGAAATGATGCTGTGGCGTGTGATCATCAATGAGGTGAAGCTCAATGTGTCACCAGGGTCAGCTTTCAATTGTCCTGAGCCTGGTTGGTATAGGGTGTGCTTTGCAAacatggatgatgaaactgTGGATGTTGCACTCATGAGAATCAGGGCTTTTGTTGGCAAAGAGACAGGGAAGCCACCAAAGGAACTCAAACGTTGGAAAAGTAACCTTAGACTCAGCTTCTCCAACTCTAGAAGATTTGATGAGAATCTTATGTCACCTCACATGATGTCACCCCATTCACCAATGCCTCACTCACCCCTTGTCAGAGCCACTTAATTGGACCAGCAAGCATACCTTCATTACCTTGAAAGATTCATATGTATTAAgagttaattacaaaaatgttctTTAATCTTTCTATCATGTTATTTAGTTATGTTTCAACTGTTGTCCTGTTTATGTGACAGCTAACTCTATTGTAGTTAGGTAACTCAAATGATTTGTTCAATTCAagtgttttataatattaattatgaatttatgattttgacATATGTTCTTCCATTCTGTAAAATTAGCTTGGATATTTACAGTTCATGGACAACTAAGTAGCTAACTCTATTGTAGGTACAATTCATGAGGAAGAAGAGTATTAAGCTTGACAACTATTGGTTATTCAATTAGGTAACTGTTGTCCTGTATACGAAGAATAAGTGTTATTTCCTTTTAATCATTTGAGGTTATATATCTTCAGCAGCAAAAAAAAGTTACAGCAGCAAAAAAATTTGAgggtatatatattaatctatgcTTTATAGTAAGAGAGTTGCTAGGGTATCTTTAGAAATCCTAGTGTTATGGTACTGGGCCAATACGCACAccaagacaaagaaaaagaaggataaaaatgGAGGAAGAAAGAAATTTTCAGTAACAATACCAAAATCCTTAAATTTTGGAGGGTACCATATAAATGAACTTTCTCTAGAtcttaattatcataattaata is a genomic window containing:
- the LOC114367354 gene encoding 1-aminocyclopropane-1-carboxylate synthase 1-like translates to MALGNNSHQLLSKIATNDKHGENSPYFDGWKAYDSNPFHPTKNPQGVIQMGLAENQLCFDMIQEWIRNNPKASICTAEGVNQFKYIANFQDYHGLPEFRNAVANFMSKVRGGRVRFDPDRILMSGGATGANELIMFCLADAGDAFLVPSPYYPAFVRDLCWRTRAQLIPVECHSSNNFKITREALEESYRKAKEGNINVKGLIITNPSNPLGTTIDKETLKSIVGFINEKNIHLVCDEIYAATVFRAPSFVSVSEVMQDMEHCKKDLIHIIYSLSKDLGLPGFRVGIVYSYNDEVVNSGRKMSSFGLVSSQTQHFLAALLSDDEFVERFLAESARRLAARHSHFTKGLEKVNITCLPSNAGLFFWMNLKGLLKEKTFEGEMMLWRVIINEVKLNVSPGSAFNCPEPGWYRVCFANMDDETVDVALMRIRAFVGKETGKPPKELKRWKSNLRLSFSNSRRFDENLMSPHMMSPHSPMPHSPLVRAT